Proteins from a genomic interval of Nautilia sp. PV-1:
- a CDS encoding Do family serine endopeptidase: MKKLIMTVSVSVALMAGTLNLKVDNSNLHRVSPNQNGLVMSYSSIVQKVVPSVVNISTEKMVKTKIPEQFRRFFEDPFFRRFFGPFGQLPKEKEQKEYALGSGVIVTKNGYIVTNNHVVAGATKIIVKLHDGRKYTAKLIGTDPKTDIAIIKINAKNLKPITIADSSKVKVGDIVLAIGNPFGLGESVTHGIVSALNRTSIGLNDYENFIQTDAAINPGNSGGALVDLKGRLIGINSAIISRSGGNNGIGFAIPSNMMKFVITSLIKHGKVERGYLGVMISNIDSSKAKLYGIDHGVLINKVEPKSAAAAAGLKAGDIIVAVDGKEVKNAGELRNQIAFKGPDAKVHIKVYRNGKYITLTAKLKALKTKVETIQNIKLLEGVTLKEQKGHIVIDKVAPNTYPAMVGLQKGDIILKVKTVKTGKWEKVTSIDELKKLLKGLDRGDTLLEINRDGSIFIVQM; the protein is encoded by the coding sequence ATGAAGAAATTGATTATGACGGTAAGTGTCAGTGTCGCACTAATGGCCGGAACTTTAAATTTAAAAGTAGATAATTCAAATCTACACAGGGTAAGCCCTAACCAAAACGGTTTAGTTATGTCTTATTCTTCAATTGTACAAAAAGTTGTACCTAGTGTTGTAAATATTTCAACTGAAAAAATGGTAAAAACAAAAATTCCTGAGCAGTTCAGGAGATTTTTTGAAGATCCGTTTTTCAGAAGATTTTTTGGTCCTTTCGGTCAGCTGCCGAAAGAAAAGGAACAAAAAGAATATGCACTCGGAAGCGGTGTAATCGTTACAAAAAACGGATATATCGTTACAAACAATCACGTTGTGGCAGGTGCTACGAAAATTATAGTAAAACTGCATGACGGAAGAAAATATACCGCAAAACTCATAGGAACCGATCCGAAAACAGATATTGCAATCATCAAAATTAATGCCAAAAATTTAAAACCTATCACTATTGCGGATTCAAGCAAAGTAAAAGTAGGTGATATAGTTCTTGCAATAGGGAATCCTTTCGGACTAGGCGAGAGCGTAACTCACGGAATAGTCAGTGCGCTAAACAGAACTTCAATAGGTCTGAACGACTATGAAAACTTTATCCAGACAGACGCGGCAATCAACCCTGGAAACAGCGGAGGTGCTCTGGTTGACCTTAAAGGAAGACTGATAGGTATCAACTCTGCTATTATTAGTAGAAGTGGCGGAAACAACGGTATAGGTTTTGCAATTCCGAGTAATATGATGAAATTCGTTATTACATCTCTTATCAAACACGGAAAAGTGGAAAGAGGATATCTAGGCGTAATGATCAGCAATATTGATTCAAGCAAAGCGAAACTTTACGGAATAGACCACGGTGTGCTAATCAATAAAGTAGAACCGAAAAGCGCAGCGGCGGCAGCAGGTCTTAAAGCGGGAGACATTATCGTAGCGGTTGACGGCAAAGAAGTTAAAAATGCCGGTGAGCTTAGAAACCAGATAGCGTTTAAAGGGCCTGATGCGAAAGTTCATATTAAAGTATACAGAAACGGAAAATACATTACTTTAACAGCTAAATTAAAAGCGCTGAAAACAAAAGTTGAAACAATTCAAAACATTAAACTGCTTGAAGGCGTAACGCTTAAAGAGCAAAAAGGCCACATTGTAATAGATAAGGTAGCGCCTAATACATATCCGGCAATGGTAGGATTACAAAAAGGCGATATAATTCTAAAAGTAAAAACAGTTAAAACAGGCAAATGGGAAAAAGTAACATCTATTGACGAACTTAAAAAACTGTTAAAAGGCCTTGACAGAGGCGACACTTTACTTGAAATTAACAGAGACGGTTCAATATTTATCGTTCAAATGTAA
- the ribE gene encoding riboflavin synthase, with the protein MFNGLIRETAKIRSFSNNKLRLLAKYKPQIGDSIAINGVCLTATKVYPDGFEVELSPETQKIIPLENYQAGKEVHIEPALRFGDRIDGHLIQGHVDAIGEILEVKKNANSYDVIIKTDPKIIKYIAPKGSIAIDGVSLTVNDVFSDRFRLTIIPHTFENTLFKTYKLHQKVNIETDMFARYIYHMLKNSPDDINEKILAWW; encoded by the coding sequence ATGTTTAACGGACTGATAAGAGAAACGGCAAAAATAAGAAGTTTTAGTAATAATAAATTAAGACTTTTAGCAAAATACAAACCTCAAATCGGCGACAGTATTGCAATAAACGGAGTATGTCTTACAGCCACTAAGGTATATCCGGACGGATTTGAAGTAGAACTTTCCCCTGAAACACAAAAAATAATCCCTCTAGAAAATTATCAGGCAGGGAAAGAAGTACATATCGAACCGGCTCTTAGATTCGGAGACAGAATAGACGGACATCTGATCCAGGGACATGTAGACGCAATAGGGGAAATACTTGAAGTCAAAAAAAACGCCAACTCATACGATGTAATAATAAAAACTGATCCCAAAATTATAAAATACATAGCTCCTAAAGGCTCAATAGCAATAGACGGAGTAAGCCTGACCGTCAATGATGTATTTAGTGACAGGTTCAGACTCACCATTATCCCACATACATTCGAAAACACACTATTTAAAACATATAAGCTGCACCAGAAAGTAAATATAGAAACGGATATGTTTGCCAGATACATATATCATATGCTGAAAAACTCACCTGATGACATAAACGAAAAAATCCTTGCCTGGTGGTAG
- a CDS encoding tRNA-dihydrouridine synthase, giving the protein MTNISILKSEPPYFFLAPLAGYTDLPFRSVVKKFGCDMTFSEMTNVNAIAYDNEKTKKMMEKSPFENPYFVQIAANNVENAVKAVETINGLDWIYGIDINLGCPVNKARRSGFGGVLLKDENRDFLKEVVNAIVKTSKKPVSAKMRIGFDKSVVEDRAKLLEDLGIVFLTIHGRTVKQMYKGTADYDEIKKGVNAVNIPVIANGDITDYEKAKYVLEYTGASGVSIGRGAVGKPWIFLEMKQQGNITSEQKKEVIIEHFNQMVYWYGEYGVILFRKHAHAYSKGIPKASEFRSKMNELKDPQTARKLIEEYFNV; this is encoded by the coding sequence TTGACGAATATATCGATTCTGAAATCTGAGCCTCCCTATTTTTTTTTAGCCCCTCTTGCGGGTTATACAGACCTTCCCTTCAGAAGCGTTGTTAAAAAATTCGGATGCGATATGACGTTTAGTGAAATGACAAACGTTAACGCTATCGCATACGATAATGAAAAAACAAAAAAAATGATGGAAAAATCTCCTTTTGAAAATCCTTATTTTGTACAGATTGCCGCAAACAACGTTGAAAATGCCGTTAAAGCTGTTGAAACTATAAATGGACTTGACTGGATATACGGAATAGACATCAACCTAGGATGCCCTGTAAATAAAGCCAGACGAAGCGGATTCGGCGGAGTGTTGCTCAAAGACGAAAACAGGGATTTTCTAAAAGAAGTGGTAAACGCCATAGTAAAAACATCCAAAAAACCGGTAAGCGCAAAAATGAGAATAGGTTTTGACAAAAGTGTTGTGGAAGACAGGGCTAAACTGCTTGAGGATTTGGGTATTGTGTTTTTGACGATACACGGAAGAACGGTCAAACAGATGTATAAAGGCACCGCCGATTATGATGAAATAAAAAAAGGCGTAAACGCCGTAAATATCCCTGTAATTGCAAACGGCGACATTACCGATTATGAAAAGGCAAAATATGTACTTGAATATACAGGCGCCAGCGGTGTATCAATCGGAAGAGGCGCGGTAGGGAAACCCTGGATATTTCTTGAAATGAAACAGCAGGGCAACATAACCTCTGAGCAGAAAAAAGAAGTTATAATAGAGCATTTTAATCAAATGGTATACTGGTATGGTGAATACGGAGTAATTTTATTTAGAAAACACGCTCATGCATACTCTAAAGGCATTCCAAAAGCCAGTGAATTCAGAAGTAAAATGAATGAGCTAAAAGATCCCCAAACCGCGAGAAAACTTATTGAGGAATATTTTAATGTTTAA
- the dksA gene encoding RNA polymerase-binding protein DksA: MNMKKYHLYKEMLLMRKAELEKILYSLTNDIKDINKCEINDEADYAAASMDSGRDYQIYINQKKELEEINEALKKIDEGTYGICEMCEDPIQEARLKIKPYAKYCIICREIIEKEGK, encoded by the coding sequence ATGAATATGAAAAAGTACCATCTGTACAAGGAAATGCTGCTAATGAGAAAAGCTGAACTTGAAAAAATATTATATTCTTTAACAAACGACATTAAAGACATTAATAAATGCGAAATTAACGACGAAGCCGATTATGCAGCTGCAAGTATGGACAGCGGAAGAGATTATCAGATATATATTAATCAGAAAAAAGAACTGGAAGAGATTAATGAAGCTTTGAAAAAAATTGATGAGGGAACTTACGGGATCTGTGAAATGTGCGAAGATCCGATTCAGGAAGCAAGACTTAAAATAAAACCTTACGCAAAATATTGTATAATATGTAGAGAAATCATCGAAAAAGAAGGAAAATAA
- a CDS encoding 23S rRNA (pseudouridine(1915)-N(3))-methyltransferase RlmH codes for MQINVFSIEKKEDFQNEIKDFIKKSKQFAQVNNHTLYSKNLSKSNNPKEEYSKIFAKYVNDGFNVILTPEGKLMDSYEFADIFEHSKINFFIAGAWGFDESFKKNGLNISLSPLTMSHKVAKLVLFEQIYRALSIKNNHPYHK; via the coding sequence ATGCAGATTAACGTTTTCTCAATTGAGAAAAAAGAAGACTTTCAAAATGAAATAAAAGACTTTATAAAAAAATCCAAACAGTTCGCACAGGTTAACAATCACACCCTATATTCTAAAAATCTATCAAAATCAAACAACCCCAAAGAAGAGTACTCCAAAATATTTGCAAAATATGTTAACGACGGTTTTAACGTCATACTTACTCCTGAAGGAAAACTGATGGACAGTTATGAATTTGCAGATATTTTCGAGCACTCTAAAATTAATTTTTTTATAGCCGGTGCTTGGGGATTTGATGAGAGTTTTAAAAAAAACGGACTGAATATATCTCTCAGTCCGCTTACAATGAGCCATAAAGTTGCAAAATTAGTATTGTTTGAACAGATATATAGAGCTCTAAGCATTAAAAACAATCATCCGTATCACAAATAA
- a CDS encoding thiamine phosphate synthase, whose translation MAIYALLDWDTLQKYNISIKDFCKTAKGLKAKILQYRDKNSSLEEKKERLLEIKKHWKKPLIINDTVELLPYCDGIHIGQEDLQNLCDTYNLSAFEIIYAIKNGEWRMENGEFKIINNNSQFANQNSQFSILNSKFIVGLSTHNKEEILEANRLPLSYIGLGAYRPTSTKKTDNILKEKIMDLIKISHFPVAVIGGVKIYDKIPSKFKVIGSDICRLTFSQLRKKKTFKMK comes from the coding sequence GTGGCTATATATGCTCTTTTAGACTGGGACACACTGCAAAAATACAATATTTCAATCAAAGACTTCTGTAAAACGGCAAAAGGGCTTAAGGCCAAAATACTTCAATACAGGGACAAAAACTCTTCTTTAGAAGAAAAAAAAGAGCGTCTTTTGGAAATCAAAAAACACTGGAAAAAACCTCTTATTATCAACGATACTGTAGAACTGCTGCCTTACTGCGACGGAATACATATCGGCCAGGAAGACCTGCAAAATTTATGTGATACTTACAATTTATCTGCTTTTGAAATAATATATGCAATTAAAAATGGAGAATGGAGAATGGAGAATGGAGAATTTAAAATAATTAACAATAATTCTCAATTTGCAAACCAAAACTCTCAATTCTCAATTCTCAATTCTAAATTTATTGTGGGTCTCTCAACCCACAACAAAGAAGAAATCCTCGAAGCGAACAGACTACCCTTAAGCTATATAGGTCTCGGGGCATACCGTCCTACGTCAACAAAAAAAACAGACAATATATTAAAAGAAAAAATTATGGATTTAATAAAAATTTCACATTTTCCTGTTGCGGTTATCGGTGGAGTTAAAATTTATGATAAAATTCCGTCAAAATTTAAAGTTATAGGAAGTGATATATGCAGATTAACGTTTTCTCAATTGAGAAAAAAGAAGACTTTCAAAATGAAATAA
- the accD gene encoding acetyl-CoA carboxylase, carboxyltransferase subunit beta produces the protein MGFSNFLKKFKKPQPTKQEQSTWIKCPACGAISFYKEVQKEFNTCPKCEYHFRMSAEDRIKLLADESTFTEYDKNLEPNDPLNFVDKKSYKKRVEENFKKTGRKSSVISGECKINGIPTQLLVFDFAFMGGSLGSVEGEKIVRAVNRAIEKNQGVVIVSTSGGARMQESTFSLMQMAKTSAALASLAEHNLPYISVLTDPTFGGVSASFAFLGDFIIAEPGAIIGFAGPRVIKQTIGEDLPKGFQRAEFLLEHGLIDMVIKRNELKDTIANLLKYTLKQAS, from the coding sequence ATGGGATTTAGCAACTTTTTAAAAAAATTTAAAAAACCTCAGCCGACAAAACAGGAGCAAAGCACATGGATTAAATGTCCGGCGTGCGGAGCCATCAGTTTTTATAAAGAGGTTCAAAAGGAATTCAACACATGCCCTAAGTGTGAGTACCATTTCAGAATGAGCGCTGAAGACAGAATTAAACTGCTCGCCGATGAAAGCACCTTTACGGAATATGACAAAAATTTAGAACCGAACGATCCTCTAAATTTCGTAGACAAAAAAAGCTATAAAAAAAGAGTAGAAGAAAATTTTAAAAAAACGGGAAGAAAATCTTCCGTAATCAGCGGAGAATGCAAAATCAACGGAATTCCGACACAGTTATTGGTATTCGATTTTGCTTTTATGGGAGGAAGTCTCGGAAGCGTTGAAGGCGAAAAAATAGTAAGAGCCGTTAACAGGGCCATTGAAAAAAATCAGGGCGTAGTAATAGTTTCAACTTCAGGCGGAGCCAGAATGCAAGAAAGTACATTCAGTCTTATGCAGATGGCAAAAACTTCAGCAGCGCTTGCAAGTCTTGCTGAACACAACCTGCCTTATATTTCAGTTCTTACCGATCCTACTTTCGGAGGAGTAAGTGCGTCTTTTGCGTTTTTAGGTGATTTCATCATAGCAGAGCCCGGTGCCATTATCGGTTTTGCAGGCCCTAGGGTTATTAAACAGACAATAGGCGAAGATCTTCCAAAAGGTTTCCAAAGGGCTGAGTTTTTACTGGAACACGGTCTTATAGATATGGTAATCAAAAGAAATGAATTAAAAGACACTATAGCCAACTTATTAAAATATACACTAAAACAGGCAAGCTGA
- a CDS encoding suhb produces MSFIDATLCASLKIIRALHEEENLFEEKGIGFGGDRSLNIDLIAEKIFIKALSDYGNILSEETGFIDNGKEKKIIIDPIDGSYNVSNHIPYFGCSVYLENEAAIVVNLSNGDYFVKDKNGKRFDNLFRKPFASNYRHDVIIFEKAYKNPDIVQKLSTRGLKFRAPGALSLSLCYGESSKAVIYKGEIREFDIAAAKFYNSEYHWHFEDDLILMSPKKEDLEEVLSIIKE; encoded by the coding sequence ATGAGTTTTATCGATGCAACTTTATGCGCCAGTTTAAAAATCATAAGAGCGCTACACGAAGAAGAAAACCTTTTTGAAGAAAAAGGTATCGGCTTCGGCGGCGACAGAAGTTTAAACATCGACCTTATCGCCGAAAAAATTTTTATAAAAGCTCTTAGCGACTACGGAAATATTTTAAGCGAGGAAACAGGATTTATAGACAACGGCAAAGAAAAAAAGATTATTATCGACCCTATTGACGGAAGCTACAATGTTTCAAACCATATCCCTTATTTCGGATGCAGCGTTTATCTTGAAAACGAAGCGGCAATCGTAGTAAACCTGAGCAACGGTGATTATTTTGTTAAAGACAAAAACGGAAAAAGATTCGACAATTTATTCAGAAAACCTTTTGCGTCAAATTACAGACATGATGTAATTATTTTTGAAAAAGCGTATAAAAATCCTGACATAGTGCAAAAATTAAGCACTCGCGGCCTTAAATTCAGAGCGCCGGGAGCTTTAAGCCTGTCACTTTGTTACGGCGAGTCTTCAAAAGCGGTTATTTACAAAGGCGAAATAAGAGAATTCGATATTGCGGCGGCTAAATTTTACAACAGCGAATATCACTGGCATTTTGAAGACGATTTAATTTTAATGAGTCCAAAAAAAGAGGATCTGGAAGAAGTTTTAAGTATAATAAAGGAATAA
- a CDS encoding thioredoxin fold domain-containing protein translates to MKKIILSLGIIASLFASDKLLSQKKLNEVLKSSLIYPKLSKDIKKGIVKVRGVEKDGFYIINIKTPRGVGNIYITKDKKYTIIGNILNNKNGQPLTGNFPVNKKIVEKGVLFTFGNGKKEIYLVTDPQCPFCRMMEKEKKGFLNKNYKVHVILFPLPFHKYAKAMSYYILAAKTDQEKAKRLQEILGGSNEWKNFHPTKAQKAKFDKMLENSKKAVEELGARGTPTVYDKNFNKINWTTLGAKK, encoded by the coding sequence ATGAAAAAAATCATTTTAAGTTTAGGAATTATCGCAAGTCTGTTTGCAAGCGACAAACTGCTGTCACAAAAAAAATTAAACGAAGTGTTAAAATCAAGTCTTATATATCCGAAACTTTCTAAAGACATTAAAAAAGGCATCGTAAAAGTAAGAGGAGTGGAAAAAGACGGGTTTTATATAATCAATATCAAAACTCCTAGAGGAGTCGGAAATATATACATAACAAAAGATAAAAAATACACTATTATCGGAAATATATTAAACAACAAAAACGGACAGCCCCTCACAGGCAACTTTCCTGTAAATAAAAAAATAGTTGAAAAAGGCGTGTTATTTACATTCGGAAACGGGAAAAAAGAGATATATCTTGTAACAGACCCTCAATGTCCTTTCTGCAGAATGATGGAAAAAGAGAAAAAAGGTTTCCTTAATAAAAACTATAAAGTTCACGTAATACTGTTCCCTCTTCCTTTCCACAAATATGCAAAAGCTATGAGCTATTATATTCTAGCAGCTAAAACTGATCAGGAAAAAGCAAAAAGACTCCAGGAAATACTCGGCGGAAGCAACGAATGGAAAAACTTCCATCCAACAAAAGCGCAAAAAGCAAAATTTGATAAAATGTTAGAAAATTCTAAAAAAGCGGTTGAAGAATTAGGAGCAAGGGGAACCCCTACCGTTTACGACAAAAACTTCAACAAAATAAACTGGACTACACTGGGAGCAAAAAAATGA
- the pyrF gene encoding orotidine-5'-phosphate decarboxylase, producing the protein MKLCIALDNPTKEENLKLAKELKEYANDLWLKIGFRSYIRDGNEFIKELKLLGYNLFLDLKLYDIPNTMADAAEEIAKLGVDMFNVHASAGSTALKTVMKRLEKYEKRPLVLAVTALTSFSNEEFEKIYGDSIENKAKAFAKISFEAGLDGVVCSAFESGMIKNITNEHFITLTPGIRPFGEDAGDQARVADITLAKKEKVDFIVVGRPIYKDANPKEKVEKILNKIKEI; encoded by the coding sequence ATGAAACTGTGTATTGCTTTGGACAATCCGACAAAAGAAGAAAATCTCAAACTCGCAAAAGAACTTAAAGAATACGCAAACGATTTATGGCTAAAAATAGGATTTAGAAGTTACATAAGAGACGGAAATGAATTTATAAAAGAATTAAAGTTATTGGGTTATAATCTGTTTTTGGATCTGAAACTTTATGATATTCCGAACACTATGGCCGATGCCGCGGAAGAAATAGCCAAACTCGGCGTTGATATGTTTAATGTTCACGCAAGTGCCGGAAGCACTGCTTTAAAAACCGTTATGAAAAGACTTGAAAAGTATGAAAAGAGACCTCTTGTATTAGCCGTAACGGCTCTTACAAGCTTCAGCAACGAAGAGTTTGAGAAAATTTACGGTGATAGTATTGAAAACAAAGCAAAAGCGTTCGCTAAGATCTCTTTCGAAGCGGGGCTTGACGGAGTGGTATGCTCCGCATTTGAAAGCGGTATGATAAAAAACATAACAAACGAACATTTTATAACCCTGACTCCTGGAATCAGACCTTTCGGGGAAGATGCGGGAGACCAGGCGAGAGTTGCGGACATAACTCTGGCAAAAAAAGAAAAAGTTGATTTTATAGTAGTCGGAAGACCTATATACAAAGACGCAAACCCAAAAGAAAAAGTAGAAAAAATATTAAATAAAATCAAGGAGATTTAA
- the dcd gene encoding dCTP deaminase: MGVKSDKWIRKMAKNFSMISPFEEKQVRKGIISYGVSSYGYDIRVSDEFMVFTNINSTVVDPKNFDERNVVNIKGDCIIPPNSFALCRSVEYFKMPRDVLAICVGKSTYARCGIIVNVTPIEPEWEGHITIEISNTTPLPAKIYANEGIAQLIFLGADDGICETSYADKSGKYHGQQGITLPKVDK, from the coding sequence ATGGGTGTTAAATCCGATAAGTGGATTAGAAAAATGGCAAAAAATTTTTCAATGATTTCCCCGTTTGAAGAAAAACAGGTAAGAAAAGGGATTATAAGCTACGGAGTCAGCTCTTACGGATACGATATAAGAGTCAGCGACGAATTTATGGTTTTTACAAATATAAATTCAACGGTTGTGGATCCCAAAAATTTTGATGAAAGAAACGTTGTAAATATTAAAGGAGACTGTATTATTCCTCCAAACTCTTTTGCTTTATGCAGAAGCGTTGAATATTTTAAAATGCCGCGCGACGTACTGGCAATATGCGTAGGGAAAAGCACTTACGCCAGATGCGGAATTATCGTAAACGTTACACCCATAGAACCGGAATGGGAAGGTCATATCACTATAGAAATCAGCAACACCACTCCCCTTCCCGCTAAAATATATGCAAACGAAGGTATAGCCCAGCTGATCTTTTTAGGTGCGGATGACGGTATATGCGAAACAAGCTATGCGGATAAAAGCGGAAAATATCACGGCCAGCAGGGAATAACGCTGCCAAAGGTGGATAAATAA
- the accB gene encoding acetyl-CoA carboxylase biotin carboxyl carrier protein: MDLREIKKLLEAFDKSTANILEYENEEFRIYLDKSATAVQAPVVQAAPVQQSSAASQETQVLAESTAEEKAEIEGELITSPMVGTFYQAPSPDSPPYVKVGDKVKKGQTLCIIEAMKIMNELEAEFDCEILEILVEDGQPVEFDTPLFRVKRV, from the coding sequence ATGGATTTAAGAGAAATTAAAAAGCTTCTTGAAGCATTTGATAAATCAACGGCAAATATTTTAGAGTATGAAAATGAAGAGTTCAGAATTTATCTGGATAAATCTGCTACAGCGGTTCAGGCTCCGGTTGTACAGGCGGCTCCTGTGCAGCAGAGCAGTGCAGCTTCTCAGGAAACTCAGGTTTTGGCAGAAAGTACTGCGGAAGAAAAAGCTGAAATAGAAGGAGAACTTATAACTTCTCCTATGGTTGGTACATTTTATCAGGCTCCTAGTCCTGATTCTCCTCCTTACGTAAAAGTGGGAGATAAAGTAAAAAAAGGCCAGACTTTATGTATTATAGAGGCTATGAAGATTATGAACGAGCTTGAAGCGGAGTTTGACTGTGAAATACTCGAAATTTTAGTTGAAGACGGACAGCCTGTTGAATTCGACACACCTCTTTTCAGGGTAAAAAGGGTATAA
- a CDS encoding acetyl-CoA carboxylase biotin carboxylase subunit — translation MKRILIANRGEIALRAIRAIHKLDKEAVCVYSKADKEAIYLKFADGAVCVGPERSNESYLNIPAIITAAEMTECDAIFPGYGFLSENQTFVEVCKAHNIAFIGPSLEVMETMADKSKAKEVMKKAGVPVIPGSEGAISSVEEAKKVAKEIGYPVILKAASGGGGRGMRVVEDESYIENAFLAASSEAESAFGDPTIYMEKYIEKPRHVEVQILGDKHGNVIHLGERDCSLQRRHQKLIEESPANILDEQTRKKLHETAVKAAKAIGYYSAGTIEFLVDKNLNFYFMEMNTRLQVEHPVSEMVTGLDLVEWMLRVEEGEKIPSQEEVQVKGHAIECRILAEDPEKFIPSPGKIQKLYVPGGKDVRVDTHVYAGYVIPQYYDSLIAKVITWGRDRNEAITVMKEALKEFQVSGIKTSIPFHLKMLENEDFINNNYDTKYLETKGLV, via the coding sequence ATGAAAAGAATTTTAATTGCAAACAGGGGAGAAATCGCTCTTAGGGCTATTAGGGCGATTCATAAACTTGACAAAGAAGCTGTTTGTGTTTATTCAAAAGCCGATAAAGAAGCTATTTATTTGAAATTTGCCGACGGTGCCGTATGTGTAGGACCGGAAAGAAGCAATGAGAGTTATCTTAATATTCCGGCAATAATAACAGCTGCAGAAATGACTGAATGCGACGCTATTTTCCCAGGATACGGGTTTTTAAGTGAGAACCAGACGTTTGTTGAGGTGTGTAAGGCTCATAATATTGCATTTATCGGACCTTCTTTGGAAGTAATGGAAACAATGGCCGACAAATCCAAAGCAAAAGAAGTTATGAAAAAAGCCGGTGTTCCTGTAATTCCGGGAAGCGAAGGCGCTATCAGTTCTGTTGAAGAAGCTAAAAAAGTGGCAAAAGAAATCGGATATCCGGTAATTCTTAAAGCAGCCAGCGGAGGCGGCGGAAGAGGTATGAGAGTAGTTGAAGACGAAAGCTATATCGAAAACGCATTTCTTGCAGCAAGCAGCGAAGCAGAAAGCGCATTCGGAGATCCGACTATTTATATGGAAAAATATATTGAAAAACCTCGCCATGTTGAGGTTCAGATTTTAGGGGACAAACACGGAAACGTAATTCATCTGGGTGAGAGAGACTGTTCTCTTCAAAGAAGACATCAAAAACTAATAGAAGAGTCCCCTGCGAATATTCTTGATGAGCAAACAAGAAAAAAACTTCACGAAACGGCTGTAAAAGCGGCAAAAGCAATAGGGTATTACAGTGCAGGGACGATAGAATTTTTAGTTGATAAAAACCTTAACTTTTATTTTATGGAAATGAACACAAGATTGCAGGTAGAACATCCTGTAAGCGAAATGGTAACGGGACTTGACCTGGTTGAATGGATGCTGAGAGTTGAAGAGGGTGAGAAAATACCTTCTCAGGAGGAAGTTCAGGTTAAAGGCCATGCCATAGAATGCAGAATTCTTGCAGAAGATCCTGAAAAATTTATTCCGAGTCCAGGAAAAATACAAAAGCTTTACGTTCCGGGCGGTAAAGACGTCAGGGTTGATACTCATGTATATGCTGGATACGTTATTCCTCAATATTACGACAGTTTGATTGCCAAGGTAATTACGTGGGGAAGAGACAGAAACGAAGCCATTACGGTTATGAAAGAGGCTTTAAAAGAGTTTCAGGTAAGCGGAATAAAAACATCTATACCGTTCCATCTTAAAATGCTTGAAAATGAAGATTTCATAAATAATAACTACGATACAAAATACCTTGAAACTAAGGGATTAGTTTAA